In Kitasatospora sp. NA04385, a single genomic region encodes these proteins:
- a CDS encoding NAD(P)H-binding protein, with product MILLTGATGSIGRHLVRRLAERGAGFRALVRDEAKGRALGCPYAVGDFDDPASLAAAFAGVDRLFLGGPGALPVDGEQPMVRQLGAAIDAAAAAGVERVVKVSVWHAEPGGLLAQGAHGVLDRRLAAAGPAWSLLQPSGFLQNLLAPGAFTPDGRLVARYGGAPVSHIDTRDVAECAEVLLTGPPRPGESFVLTGPQALTDRELAERIASALGRPVGLAPLAPEQVAAALTAQGAPPGFAADLAELLREVAAGSLAEVTGAVPALLGRPARTVDAFLADHLPAVRAARRLP from the coding sequence GTGATCCTGCTGACCGGAGCCACCGGCTCGATCGGCCGCCACCTGGTGCGCCGGCTCGCCGAACGGGGGGCCGGGTTCCGCGCCCTGGTCCGCGACGAGGCCAAGGGCCGCGCCCTGGGCTGCCCGTACGCGGTCGGGGACTTCGACGACCCGGCCTCGCTGGCCGCCGCCTTCGCGGGCGTGGACCGACTGTTCCTGGGCGGGCCCGGCGCGCTGCCGGTGGACGGCGAGCAGCCGATGGTCCGTCAACTCGGCGCCGCCATCGACGCGGCCGCGGCGGCGGGCGTCGAACGGGTGGTCAAGGTCTCGGTGTGGCACGCCGAGCCGGGCGGCCTGCTGGCCCAGGGCGCGCACGGGGTGCTCGACCGCCGGCTGGCCGCCGCCGGACCGGCCTGGTCGCTGCTCCAGCCCTCCGGCTTCCTGCAGAACCTGCTCGCCCCGGGGGCGTTCACCCCGGACGGGCGGCTGGTGGCCCGCTACGGCGGCGCGCCCGTCTCGCACATCGACACCCGGGACGTCGCCGAGTGCGCGGAGGTGCTGCTGACGGGGCCGCCGCGGCCGGGCGAGTCCTTCGTGCTGACCGGCCCGCAGGCGCTGACCGACCGGGAGTTGGCCGAGCGGATCGCGTCCGCCCTGGGCCGCCCGGTCGGCCTCGCACCCCTCGCCCCGGAGCAGGTCGCGGCCGCGCTGACCGCCCAAGGCGCCCCGCCCGGTTTCGCCGCCGACCTGGCCGAGCTGCTGCGCGAGGTCGCGGCCGGGTCGCTGGCCGAGGTGACCGGCGCCGTCCCCGCCCTGCTCGGCCGCCCGGCCCGCACGGTCGACGCCTTCCTCGCCGACCACCTGCCCGCCGTCCGGGCGGCCCGCCGACTCCCGTGA
- a CDS encoding TetR/AcrR family transcriptional regulator: protein MPEPARRRPRADALRNRERLLAEADAVFREQGTGASLEGVARRAGVATGTLYGHFPTRAALVAALLEARNRELFAYGDGLAEDLDPARALADWIRAVVRHAAAYRGLAAELAARSDELLDSCHRMTEIGDLLTARARAAGALRGDTTGADVFTLTNAAAWAREHETPAQADRLLDLALAGMIAR from the coding sequence GTGCCCGAACCCGCCCGCCGCCGACCGCGCGCCGACGCGCTGCGCAACCGCGAACGGCTGCTCGCCGAGGCCGACGCGGTCTTCCGCGAACAGGGCACCGGCGCCTCGCTGGAGGGCGTCGCCCGTCGGGCCGGCGTCGCCACCGGCACCCTCTACGGCCACTTCCCGACCCGGGCCGCCCTGGTCGCCGCCCTGTTGGAGGCCCGCAACCGGGAGCTGTTCGCCTACGGCGACGGGCTCGCCGAGGACCTCGACCCGGCCCGGGCGCTGGCCGACTGGATCCGCGCGGTCGTCCGGCACGCCGCCGCCTACCGGGGCCTGGCCGCCGAACTGGCCGCCCGCTCCGACGAACTCCTGGACTCCTGCCACCGGATGACGGAGATCGGCGACCTGCTGACCGCCCGGGCCCGCGCCGCCGGAGCGCTGCGCGGCGACACCACCGGCGCCGACGTGTTCACCCTGACGAACGCCGCCGCCTGGGCCCGCGAGCACGAAACCCCCGCCCAGGCCGACCGGTTGCTCGACCTCGCGCTGGCCGGGATGATCGCCCGGTGA
- a CDS encoding 3-oxoacyl-ACP synthase III family protein, producing the protein MNAVGVWGTGRYVPSRVRGNGEVAAVVGVTPEWIVERTGVRRRHVAAGEQAASDLAAEAVRRALASAGVPADRLGLLVCATSTPDELGPATACRVQALVGAGNAVALDVSAACSGWLFGAKVAHDWLREADGPMLAVVVGVEVYSKFLDPADRATAVLFADGAAATVLGPVEPPGGLGGFRLGSDGTLADRVLIPAGGSRRPATRETLAEGAHRIRMDGRTVSRFIRDAFPRMLHETLERHGLAVEDVDHVITHQPNPVLLRRLAAEAGLADRMTVVGDLVGNIGAASAPYALATAHAEGLLQPGDLILLTVFGAGMTWGSALLRWSAAPTALPVERKETLS; encoded by the coding sequence GTGAACGCGGTGGGCGTGTGGGGCACCGGGCGGTACGTGCCGTCGCGGGTGCGGGGCAACGGGGAGGTGGCGGCGGTGGTGGGGGTGACGCCGGAGTGGATCGTGGAGCGGACGGGGGTGCGCCGCCGGCACGTCGCGGCGGGGGAGCAGGCGGCGTCCGACCTCGCCGCGGAGGCGGTGCGCCGGGCGCTGGCCTCGGCGGGCGTGCCGGCGGACCGGCTGGGGCTGCTGGTGTGCGCGACGTCGACGCCGGACGAGCTGGGGCCGGCGACGGCGTGCCGGGTGCAGGCGCTGGTGGGCGCGGGCAACGCCGTCGCGCTGGACGTCTCGGCGGCCTGCTCGGGCTGGCTGTTCGGGGCGAAGGTCGCGCACGACTGGCTGCGCGAGGCGGACGGGCCGATGCTCGCGGTGGTGGTCGGCGTGGAGGTCTACTCGAAGTTCCTGGACCCGGCGGACCGGGCCACCGCCGTGCTGTTCGCGGACGGCGCCGCGGCCACCGTACTGGGCCCGGTGGAGCCGCCGGGCGGCCTGGGCGGGTTCCGGCTCGGCTCGGACGGCACGCTCGCGGACCGGGTGCTGATCCCGGCCGGCGGCAGCCGCCGCCCGGCGACCCGGGAGACCCTCGCGGAGGGCGCGCACCGGATCCGGATGGACGGGCGGACGGTCAGCCGGTTCATCCGGGACGCCTTCCCGCGGATGCTGCACGAGACGCTGGAGCGGCACGGCCTGGCCGTCGAGGACGTCGACCACGTGATCACCCACCAGCCCAACCCCGTCCTGCTGCGCCGGCTGGCCGCCGAGGCGGGTCTCGCCGACCGGATGACCGTCGTCGGCGACCTGGTGGGCAACATCGGTGCGGCCAGCGCCCCGTACGCGCTGGCCACCGCGCACGCCGAGGGGCTGCTACAGCCCGGCGACCTGATCCTGCTGACCGTCTTCGGGGCCGGCATGACCTGGGGCAGCGCGCTGCTGCGCTGGTCCGCGGCCCCGACCGCACTCCCCGTCGAACGGAAGGAAACACTGTCATGA
- a CDS encoding SDR family NAD(P)-dependent oxidoreductase: MSNGTLPGSFRLDGARTLVTGASRGIGRACALALAEAGSDLVLSARTAAALREVVKEAEQHGVRAVALPADLAEPGAPSGLVERAAAALGGIDVLLHNAGVLPAAADGSPVLVPFQHSTQQDWEYVISVNLNATAEICRAAHPHLAASDRASLILMSSASGVMGTPLLDAYAATKAAQISLARSLGVGWAREGIRVNAVCPGWTTTDMTSFASGAEAFSQWLMAHVPQGRWGTPEDIAGAVLFLASPASALVTAQALVLDGGLSTPDGGLAAIPKPPSPFAA, from the coding sequence ATGAGCAACGGCACGCTGCCGGGGTCGTTCCGGCTGGACGGCGCCCGCACCCTGGTCACCGGGGCCTCGCGGGGCATCGGACGGGCCTGCGCCCTGGCGCTGGCCGAGGCCGGGAGCGACCTGGTGCTGAGCGCCCGGACCGCGGCCGCGCTGCGCGAGGTGGTCAAGGAGGCCGAGCAGCACGGGGTGCGGGCCGTGGCGCTGCCCGCGGACCTGGCCGAACCGGGCGCGCCGAGCGGGCTGGTGGAACGGGCCGCCGCGGCGCTCGGCGGGATCGACGTGCTGCTGCACAACGCCGGGGTGCTGCCCGCCGCGGCGGACGGCAGCCCCGTCCTGGTGCCGTTCCAGCACTCCACCCAGCAGGACTGGGAGTACGTCATCTCCGTCAACCTGAACGCCACCGCCGAGATCTGCCGGGCCGCGCACCCGCACCTGGCCGCGTCCGACCGGGCCTCGCTGATCCTGATGTCCTCCGCGTCCGGGGTGATGGGCACCCCGCTGCTGGACGCGTACGCCGCCACCAAGGCCGCGCAGATCTCGCTGGCCCGCAGCCTGGGCGTCGGCTGGGCCCGCGAGGGCATCCGGGTCAACGCGGTCTGCCCCGGCTGGACCACCACCGACATGACCAGCTTCGCGTCCGGCGCCGAGGCGTTCTCGCAGTGGCTGATGGCGCACGTCCCGCAGGGCCGCTGGGGCACCCCCGAGGACATCGCCGGGGCCGTGCTGTTCCTGGCCTCGCCCGCCTCCGCGCTGGTCACCGCCCAGGCCCTGGTGCTGGACGGCGGACTGTCCACCCCCGACGGCGGACTCGCGGCCATTCCCAAGCCGCCCTCCCCGTTCGCGGCCTGA